One segment of Manihot esculenta cultivar AM560-2 chromosome 4, M.esculenta_v8, whole genome shotgun sequence DNA contains the following:
- the LOC110613321 gene encoding zinc finger protein ZAT3: MTNNYTDSVLDFNFPSFSSIPFHQHDQKQRKKRTKLIKMEPSSVPSTASVSVVSKPKYQAKKSDLSAPKITMPCTECGKKFWSWKALYGHMRCHPERQWRGINPPSNYRRPVLPVTEMGNVEEAAMTSEEYEAAACLLLLNDSDGGTTTLADTECSGHGGIRFHVHEDLNCGFECSSCKKVFGSHQALGGHRASHKNVKGCFAMTCEMGEDHIGSSGASSGAKENVEDNNKMLMVLGHRCSICLRVFASGQALGGHKRCHWEKGEETLSSSMNQGGVATKEEEACGLDLNLPAPVEDELSSSYSLDLALDLRLGL; the protein is encoded by the coding sequence ATGACCAACAACTACACTGATTCTGTCCTGGATTTCAATTTCCCTTCGTTTTCGTCTATCCCATTTCACCAGCATGATCAGAAACAGCGAAAGAAGCGAACCAAATTGATCAAGATGGAACCCAGTTCAGTTCCTTCTACTGCCAGTGTTTCTGTCGTCTCCAAGCCAAAATATCAGGCTAAAAAATCAGACCTTTCTGCCCCTAAGATCACCATGCCTTGTACTGAGTGTGGTAAAAAGTTTTGGTCCTGGAAAGCACTCTATGGCCATATGAGATGTCATCCTGAGCGTCAATGGCGTGGGATTAATCCACCATCCAACTATCGTAGACCTGTTTTGCCAGTTACAGAGATGGGTAATGTAGAAGAAGCTGCAATGACCTCGGAGGAGTATGAAGCGGCTGCATGTTTGTTACTGTTGAATGATAGTGATGGCGGCACAACAACATTGGCTGATACCGAATGCAGCGGACATGGTGGGATTCGTTTTCACGTTCACGAAGATTTGAATTGTGGTTTTGAATGTTCCAGTTGCAAAAAGGTGTTTGGATCGCACCAGGCATTGGGAGGTCACAGGGCAAGTCACAAGAACGTGAAAGGCTGCTTCGCAATGACCTGTGAGATGGGTGAAGATCATATAGGAAGCAGCGGAGCCAGCAGTGGTGCGAAGGAGAATGTGGAGGATAATAACAAGATGTTGATGGTGTTAGGGCACAGATGCAGTATCTGTTTAAGGGTGTTCGCTAGTGGGCAGGCACTGGGTGGGCACAAGAGGTGTCATTGGGAGAAAGGAGAAGAAACCTTGTCGTCATCGATGAATCAAGGAGGAGTTGCAACGAAGGAAGAGGAAGCTTGTGGATTGGACCTGAACTTGCCTGCACCAGTTGAAGATGAATTATCCTCTTCATATTCATTGGACCTCGCCCTGGATTTGAGGTTGGGTCTCTGA
- the LOC110613315 gene encoding DEMETER-like protein 2 isoform X2 has protein sequence MSSIKFYRRKSKNTKIGSMGCQPPQGQYYWIPETPAKLTQARPQKIIHARIDEEEKDKESQTKAPSFLFSDGLIDLNKSICDWEDTRIAACGSKDSGDSANCFLETALLAEQETKESRDSEEGEVDFILGDTKSSNNNVARILDFCSSGESNKGSLNCCPSVAPPAFPQSEIASQESPGAQLKDEIGRRKFPPSQISGSGIDRKIPESEGENLLPGNQNPMLSLAMENGISNSECDATQCDKQNEKGGGLEPATPMLDVKKRQRKETDVNQSPLKRTKIKKHRHRPKIAGQGRSKKHFKISLEGNKPKRKNVRKNQEKKEKGSFLRKTEYKKSSIQQTFTAEHHTEIVAAKVSSLSGVKYQNDERIIEIMQPEADDHSNDDKPIDVNHGSKSVMESNLGSFGGKELLNDLRVDINSIRWSSYGIRSARDYCRNSFSRKKIGFQNGCLWVSQMSLKVNHCLSNSRRFQPNFPRSCRRRRTKRKRKSVVCIILGSFCLSGCIKKKRSKRFLPRRNLWKQFIQRVNLSPLDMVQMINDKMLNIHTCESQKLASDKGKEQVNHKRNVPGSSVEMGQLLQQPLAEMKGAEPNSVAKPHENLLSKCNGQALTKQDHDDLQRNHEKKVIGQPADQKLQLTVKSKGQVSNRKGRTMTVEQIIDKFKKLNISDITAIVPHKGSESTKKPKPMVLLDSVTIKRWNKLMKIDDGPDDEKVEGEDHKKWEEERKIFRGRVEAFNSIMHTVLGDRSFRPWKGSVVDSVVGVFLTQNVSDFLSSSAYMSLAAKFPAKSPTNDQETVADGLENNNSQSSTRSNICFTEATQDEDGNQYFITEPVDMTEEMSLVDIEDLGNTVLPWAQSSSRSPSEILEVHENVVYENISEEKNWMKGDQHAQNEVNETNMKILHLVTRIRYALKAVADKTKKTGGLKKEKFKEVEKRDWDELRKMYSRPITSEHTDTVNWEAVKEAPVTEIAEIIKGRGQHTIIAKRIQDFLKRLLDYHGSIDLEWLRYAPSDLVKAYLLEIPGLGLKSVECVRLLALEDKAFPVDVNVARILVRLGWIPLEPLPGNLQFHLLEEYPIMDSIQKYLWPRLAELDQRTLYELHYHMITVGKVVCTKKNPNCRACPMKAECRHFASAVASANMLPGPSRKDEERSIVPLGNYASVGNCDLVTLRSTSLLESNKTLASELRSQNCEPIIEEPKSPQLEQVTDDLTIEEIIYDDKEAKIPTIKLNNESFKKNVHYFMDKYGQNLQSLHLSRDIVPVYVDVDSVPLHKLKHTNRLRTEHRVYEIPDNHELLRGVQKRDPDDPLPYLLAIWTAGETPESCEPPKQKCNSQGIELCNDQTCSSCQTILEARADIVRGTILIPCRTAMRGRFPLNGTYFQVNEVFAEHQSSYNPIIVHRSSIWHLKRRTVYIGTSPTSIFKGTSSIREIQENFWRGFICVRGWDSKTGEPKPLSKRFHCPPSKMEKTGRRTHQSAGNRK, from the exons ATGTCCAGTATCAAGTTCTACCGGAGAAAATCCAAGAACACAAAAATTGGCAGTATGGGGTGTCAGCCTCCCCAGGGACAGTATTATTGGATTCCAGAAACTCCTGCAAAGCTTACACAAGCCAGACCCCAAAAAATCATCCATGCCAGGATTGACGAAGAGGAAAAAGACAAGGAATCTCAGACTAAAGCTCCTTCATTTTTGTTTTCTGATGGCCTGATAGATTTAAACAAGAGTATTTGTGATTGGGAAGATACCAGAATAGCTGCTTGTGGCTCTAAGGATTCTGGAGATTCagcaaattgttttcttgaaacaGCTTTGCTTGCCGAACAAGAAACAAAGGAATCAAGAGATTCAGAGGAAGGAGAAGTAGATTTCATTTTGGGTGATACGAAGTCTAGTAATAATAATGTAGCTAGAATTTTAGATTTCTGTAGTTCAGGAGAATCAAATAAAGGGTCCTTGAATTGTTGTCCCTCAGTAGCTCCTCCAGCCTTTCCACAATCTGAAATTGCTTCTCAGGAATCCCCAGGTGCTCAACTAAAAGATGAAATTGGCCGGAGAAAATTTCCTCCTTCTCAGATTTCAGGTTCTGGAATTGACAGAAAAATTCCAGAATCTGAAGGAGAGAACCTTTTGCCTGGAAATCAAAATCCCATGCTCAGCCTAGCCATGGAGAATGGTATAAGCAACTCAGAATGTGATGCAACTCAAT GTGATAAACAGAATGAGAAGGGTGGGGGCTTAGAACCAGCAACTCCAATGCTGGATGTCAAGAAAAGACAAAGAAAAGAAACAGATGTGAACCAAAGTCCACTCAAGAGaaccaaaataaaaaaacacaGACATAGGCCCAAAATAGCTGGTCAAGGAAGATCTAAAAAACATTTTAAGATTTCACTTGAAGGAAACAAGCCAAAGAGGAAGAATGTCAGAAAGAATCaagagaagaaggaaaaagGGAGCTTTCTTAGAAAAACTGAGTATAAGAAGAGTAGTATCCAACAGACATTCACTGCAGAGCACCATACTGAAATTGTTGCTGCAAAGGTGAGTTCATTGAGTGGAGTTAAATATCAAAATGATGAAagaataatagaaattatgcaGCCAGAAGCGGATGACCACTCCAATGATGATAAACCAATAGATGTTAACCATGGAAGTAAGTCGGTTATGGAGTCTAATTTGGGTTCTTTTGGTGGGAAAGAGTTGTTGAATGATCTCCGGGTAGACATAAACTCAATCAGATGGAGTAGTTATGGCATAAGGTCTGCAAGGGATTATTGTAGGAATTCTTTTTCAAGGAAGAAAATTGGTTTCCAAAATGGCTGCTTGTGGGTCAGCCAGATGTCCCTTAAGGTAAATCATTGTCTGAGTAATAGTAGAAGGTTCCAGCCTAATTTTCCAAGAAGTTGTAGGAGGAGGAGGACCAAGAGGAAGAGAAAATCAGTTGTGTGTATAATATTAGGTTCTTTCTGCTTGAGTGGTtgcataaaaaagaaaagatccaAACGATTTCTTCCAAGAAGAAACCTATGGAAACAATTTATTCAGAGAGTAAATTTATCTCCGCTTGATATGGTTCAAATGATCAATGATAAGATGCTAAATATCCATACTTGCGAATCCCAAAAGTTAGCATCAGATAAAGGAAAGGAGCAAGTTAACCATAAAAGAAATGTGCCAGGAAGCTCCGTTGAGATGGGACAGCTTCTCCAACAACCACTTGCGGAAATGAAAGGGGCGGAACCCAATTCAGTAGCAAAGCCCCATGAGAACTTACTGTCTAAATGCAATGGACAAGCATTAACCAAACAAGATCATGATGACCTTCAACGAAATCATGAGAAAAAAGTGATTGGACAACCTGCTGATCAGAAGCTCCAACTCACCGTCAAATCAAAAG GTCAAGTATCCAACAGAAAGGGTAGGACTATGACAGTGGAGCAGATTATTGACAAGTTTAAGAAGCTAAACATCAGTGATATAACTGCTATTGTTCCCCATAAGGGTTCTGAGTCTACCAAAAAGCCAAAACCAATGGTGCTTCTAGACTCGGTGACTATAAAACGATGGAATAAGTTGATGAAAATAGATGATGGTCCAGATGATGAAAAGGTAGAGGGAGAAGATCATAAAAAgtgggaagaagaaagaaaaatttttcgGGGAAGAGTGGAAGCATTTAATTCTATAATGCATACTGTGTTAG GTGATAGAAGTTTCAGACCTTGGAAAGGATCTGTGGTGGACTCGGTAGTGGGAGTTTTCTTAACTCAGAATGTTTCAGATTTTCTATCTAG TTCTGCTTACATGTCACTTGCCGCAAAGTTTCCTGCTAAGTCACCAACAAATGATCAAGAAACAGTTGCTGATGGGTTGGAGAACAATAATAGCCAATCCTCAACTAGGAGCAATATCTGCTTCACTGAAGCAACACAAGATGAAGATGGTAACCAATATTTTATCACTGAACCAGTTGATATGACTGAAGAAATGAGTTTGGTAGATATTGAAGACCTTGGGAACACTGTGTTGCCATGGGCACAATCAAGTTCAAGGAG CCCATCAGAGATCTTGGAAGTCCATGAGAATGTAGTTTATGAGAATATTTCAGAAGAAAAAAATTGGATGAAAGGAGATCAGCATGCTCAAAATGAAGTGAATGAAACCAATATGAAAATTCTTCATCTGGTAACAAGAATTCGATATGCCTTGAAAGCCGTTGCTGATAAGACAAAAAAGACAGGAggactaaagaaagagaagttTAAGGAGGTAGAAAAGAGAGACTGGGACGAGTTAAGAAAAATGTATTCCAGACCAATAACTAGTGAGCACACGGATACCGTAAACTGGGAAGCAGTTAAGGAAGCAcctgtaactgagattgctgaaATCATTAAAGGAAGGGGCCAACATACTATTATTGCAAAACGAATTCAG GACTTCCTCAAAAGACTACTTGATTATCATGGAAGCATTGACTTGGAATGGTTACGATATGCACCATCTGATCTCGTAAA GGCGTACTTGTTGGAGATACCTGGATTGGGCTTAAAAAGTGTGGAATGCGTAAGGCTTTTGGCACTAGAAGACAAAGCTTTTCCG GTTGATGTAAATGTTGCCCGGATCCTAGTGCGTTTAGGATGGATCCCCTTGGAGCCACTTCCAGGAAATCTTCAATTTCACCTTTTAGAGGA GTACCCAATCATGGATTCCATTCAAAAATATCTCTGGCCCCGACTAGCTGAACTTGATCAAAGAACACT GTATGAATTGCACTATCATATGATCACGGTTGGAAAG GTTGTTTGCACAAAGAAAAATCCAAATTGCCGTGCTTGTCCAATGAAAGCTGAGTGCAGACATTTTGCTAGTGCAGTTGCAAG TGCAAACATGTTGCCAGGACCATCaagaaaagatgaagagagaTCCATTGTTCCTCTTGGAAACTATGCTTCAGTTGGAAACTGTGATTTGGTCACTCTAAGATCAACGTCTCTTCTGGAGTCTAACAAGACCTTGGCATCTGAATTAAGAAGCCAAAATTGTGAACCCATAATAGAGGAGCCTAAATCACCACAGCTCGAGCAAGTTACTGATGATTTAACTATTGAAGAGATCATTTATGACGATAAAGAAGCAAAAATCCCCACTATCAAACTCAACAATGAATCATTCAAGAAAAATGTACACTACTTCATGGACAAGTATGGGCAAAATCTACAAAGCCTTCATTTATCAAGAGATATAGTTCCAGTGTACGTGGATGTTGATTCAGTTCCGTTGCACAAATTGAAGCACACTAATCGCTTACGGACAGAACATCGAGT TTATGAAATTCCAGATAATCATGAACTTCTTAGAGGG GTACAGAAGCGAGACCCAGATGATCCCTTGCCCTACCTTCTTGCCATATGGACAGCAG GTGAAACTCCAGAGTCCTGTGAACCGCCTAAGCAAAAATGCAACTCTCAGGGGATAGAACTTTGTAATGACCAAACCTGCTCTTCTTGTCAAACTATTCTAGAAGCAAGAGCTGATATTGTTCGAGGAACTATTTTG ATACCTTGCAGAACAGCAATGAGAGGAAGATTTCCACTTAATGGCACATACTTTCAAGTTAATGAG GTATTTGCGGAGCATCAGTCCAGCTACAACCCTATTATTGTTCATAGGAGTTCAATATGGCACCTAAAGAGGAGGACGGTATATATTGGGACATCACCAACATCAATATTTAAAG gaaCGAGTTCCATAAGGGAAATTCAAGAAAACTTTTGGAGAG GTTTCATTTGTGTGAGAGGATGGGATTCCAAAACAGGTGAGCCAAAACCTCTCTCCAAGAGATTCCACTGTCCACCTAGTAAGATGGAAAAAACGGGAAGAAGGACCCATCAATCTGCCGGAAATAGGAAATAA
- the LOC110613315 gene encoding DEMETER-like protein 2 isoform X1 — MSSIKFYRRKSKNTKIGSMGCQPPQGQYYWIPETPAKLTQARPQKIIHARIDEEEKDKESQTKAPSFLFSDGLIDLNKSICDWEDTRIAACGSKDSGDSANCFLETALLAEQETKESRDSEEGEVDFILGDTKSSNNNVARILDFCSSGESNKGSLNCCPSVAPPAFPQSEIASQESPGAQLKDEIGRRKFPPSQISGSGIDRKIPESEGENLLPGNQNPMLSLAMENGISNSECDATQCDKQNEKGGGLEPATPMLDVKKRQRKETDVNQSPLKRTKIKKHRHRPKIAGQGRSKKHFKISLEGNKPKRKNVRKNQEKKEKGSFLRKTEYKKSSIQQTFTAEHHTEIVAAKVSSLSGVKYQNDERIIEIMQPEADDHSNDDKPIDVNHGSKSVMESNLGSFGGKELLNDLRVDINSIRWSSYGIRSARDYCRNSFSRKKIGFQNGCLWVSQMSLKVNHCLSNSRRFQPNFPRSCRRRRTKRKRKSVVCIILGSFCLSGCIKKKRSKRFLPRRNLWKQFIQRVNLSPLDMVQMINDKMLNIHTCESQKLASDKGKEQVNHKRNVPGSSVEMGQLLQQPLAEMKGAEPNSVAKPHENLLSKCNGQALTKQDHDDLQRNHEKKVIGQPADQKLQLTVKSKGQVSNRKGRTMTVEQIIDKFKKLNISDITAIVPHKGSESTKKPKPMVLLDSVTIKRWNKLMKIDDGPDDEKVEGEDHKKWEEERKIFRGRVEAFNSIMHTVLGDRSFRPWKGSVVDSVVGVFLTQNVSDFLSSSAYMSLAAKFPAKSPTNDQETVADGLENNNSQSSTRSNICFTEATQDEDGNQYFITEPVDMTEEMSLVDIEDLGNTVLPWAQSSSRSPSEILEVHENVVYENISEEKNWMKGDQHAQNEVNETNMKILHLVTRIRYALKAVADKTKKTGGLKKEKFKEVEKRDWDELRKMYSRPITSEHTDTVNWEAVKEAPVTEIAEIIKGRGQHTIIAKRIQDFLKRLLDYHGSIDLEWLRYAPSDLVKAYLLEIPGLGLKSVECVRLLALEDKAFPVDVNVARILVRLGWIPLEPLPGNLQFHLLEEYPIMDSIQKYLWPRLAELDQRTLYELHYHMITVGKVVCTKKNPNCRACPMKAECRHFASAVASANMLPGPSRKDEERSIVPLGNYASVGNCDLVTLRSTSLLESNKTLASELRSQNCEPIIEEPKSPQLEQVTDDLTIEEIIYDDKEAKIPTIKLNNESFKKNVHYFMDKYGQNLQSLHLSRDIVPVYVDVDSVPLHKLKHTNRLRTEHRVYEIPDNHELLRGLQVQKRDPDDPLPYLLAIWTAGETPESCEPPKQKCNSQGIELCNDQTCSSCQTILEARADIVRGTILIPCRTAMRGRFPLNGTYFQVNEVFAEHQSSYNPIIVHRSSIWHLKRRTVYIGTSPTSIFKGTSSIREIQENFWRGFICVRGWDSKTGEPKPLSKRFHCPPSKMEKTGRRTHQSAGNRK; from the exons ATGTCCAGTATCAAGTTCTACCGGAGAAAATCCAAGAACACAAAAATTGGCAGTATGGGGTGTCAGCCTCCCCAGGGACAGTATTATTGGATTCCAGAAACTCCTGCAAAGCTTACACAAGCCAGACCCCAAAAAATCATCCATGCCAGGATTGACGAAGAGGAAAAAGACAAGGAATCTCAGACTAAAGCTCCTTCATTTTTGTTTTCTGATGGCCTGATAGATTTAAACAAGAGTATTTGTGATTGGGAAGATACCAGAATAGCTGCTTGTGGCTCTAAGGATTCTGGAGATTCagcaaattgttttcttgaaacaGCTTTGCTTGCCGAACAAGAAACAAAGGAATCAAGAGATTCAGAGGAAGGAGAAGTAGATTTCATTTTGGGTGATACGAAGTCTAGTAATAATAATGTAGCTAGAATTTTAGATTTCTGTAGTTCAGGAGAATCAAATAAAGGGTCCTTGAATTGTTGTCCCTCAGTAGCTCCTCCAGCCTTTCCACAATCTGAAATTGCTTCTCAGGAATCCCCAGGTGCTCAACTAAAAGATGAAATTGGCCGGAGAAAATTTCCTCCTTCTCAGATTTCAGGTTCTGGAATTGACAGAAAAATTCCAGAATCTGAAGGAGAGAACCTTTTGCCTGGAAATCAAAATCCCATGCTCAGCCTAGCCATGGAGAATGGTATAAGCAACTCAGAATGTGATGCAACTCAAT GTGATAAACAGAATGAGAAGGGTGGGGGCTTAGAACCAGCAACTCCAATGCTGGATGTCAAGAAAAGACAAAGAAAAGAAACAGATGTGAACCAAAGTCCACTCAAGAGaaccaaaataaaaaaacacaGACATAGGCCCAAAATAGCTGGTCAAGGAAGATCTAAAAAACATTTTAAGATTTCACTTGAAGGAAACAAGCCAAAGAGGAAGAATGTCAGAAAGAATCaagagaagaaggaaaaagGGAGCTTTCTTAGAAAAACTGAGTATAAGAAGAGTAGTATCCAACAGACATTCACTGCAGAGCACCATACTGAAATTGTTGCTGCAAAGGTGAGTTCATTGAGTGGAGTTAAATATCAAAATGATGAAagaataatagaaattatgcaGCCAGAAGCGGATGACCACTCCAATGATGATAAACCAATAGATGTTAACCATGGAAGTAAGTCGGTTATGGAGTCTAATTTGGGTTCTTTTGGTGGGAAAGAGTTGTTGAATGATCTCCGGGTAGACATAAACTCAATCAGATGGAGTAGTTATGGCATAAGGTCTGCAAGGGATTATTGTAGGAATTCTTTTTCAAGGAAGAAAATTGGTTTCCAAAATGGCTGCTTGTGGGTCAGCCAGATGTCCCTTAAGGTAAATCATTGTCTGAGTAATAGTAGAAGGTTCCAGCCTAATTTTCCAAGAAGTTGTAGGAGGAGGAGGACCAAGAGGAAGAGAAAATCAGTTGTGTGTATAATATTAGGTTCTTTCTGCTTGAGTGGTtgcataaaaaagaaaagatccaAACGATTTCTTCCAAGAAGAAACCTATGGAAACAATTTATTCAGAGAGTAAATTTATCTCCGCTTGATATGGTTCAAATGATCAATGATAAGATGCTAAATATCCATACTTGCGAATCCCAAAAGTTAGCATCAGATAAAGGAAAGGAGCAAGTTAACCATAAAAGAAATGTGCCAGGAAGCTCCGTTGAGATGGGACAGCTTCTCCAACAACCACTTGCGGAAATGAAAGGGGCGGAACCCAATTCAGTAGCAAAGCCCCATGAGAACTTACTGTCTAAATGCAATGGACAAGCATTAACCAAACAAGATCATGATGACCTTCAACGAAATCATGAGAAAAAAGTGATTGGACAACCTGCTGATCAGAAGCTCCAACTCACCGTCAAATCAAAAG GTCAAGTATCCAACAGAAAGGGTAGGACTATGACAGTGGAGCAGATTATTGACAAGTTTAAGAAGCTAAACATCAGTGATATAACTGCTATTGTTCCCCATAAGGGTTCTGAGTCTACCAAAAAGCCAAAACCAATGGTGCTTCTAGACTCGGTGACTATAAAACGATGGAATAAGTTGATGAAAATAGATGATGGTCCAGATGATGAAAAGGTAGAGGGAGAAGATCATAAAAAgtgggaagaagaaagaaaaatttttcgGGGAAGAGTGGAAGCATTTAATTCTATAATGCATACTGTGTTAG GTGATAGAAGTTTCAGACCTTGGAAAGGATCTGTGGTGGACTCGGTAGTGGGAGTTTTCTTAACTCAGAATGTTTCAGATTTTCTATCTAG TTCTGCTTACATGTCACTTGCCGCAAAGTTTCCTGCTAAGTCACCAACAAATGATCAAGAAACAGTTGCTGATGGGTTGGAGAACAATAATAGCCAATCCTCAACTAGGAGCAATATCTGCTTCACTGAAGCAACACAAGATGAAGATGGTAACCAATATTTTATCACTGAACCAGTTGATATGACTGAAGAAATGAGTTTGGTAGATATTGAAGACCTTGGGAACACTGTGTTGCCATGGGCACAATCAAGTTCAAGGAG CCCATCAGAGATCTTGGAAGTCCATGAGAATGTAGTTTATGAGAATATTTCAGAAGAAAAAAATTGGATGAAAGGAGATCAGCATGCTCAAAATGAAGTGAATGAAACCAATATGAAAATTCTTCATCTGGTAACAAGAATTCGATATGCCTTGAAAGCCGTTGCTGATAAGACAAAAAAGACAGGAggactaaagaaagagaagttTAAGGAGGTAGAAAAGAGAGACTGGGACGAGTTAAGAAAAATGTATTCCAGACCAATAACTAGTGAGCACACGGATACCGTAAACTGGGAAGCAGTTAAGGAAGCAcctgtaactgagattgctgaaATCATTAAAGGAAGGGGCCAACATACTATTATTGCAAAACGAATTCAG GACTTCCTCAAAAGACTACTTGATTATCATGGAAGCATTGACTTGGAATGGTTACGATATGCACCATCTGATCTCGTAAA GGCGTACTTGTTGGAGATACCTGGATTGGGCTTAAAAAGTGTGGAATGCGTAAGGCTTTTGGCACTAGAAGACAAAGCTTTTCCG GTTGATGTAAATGTTGCCCGGATCCTAGTGCGTTTAGGATGGATCCCCTTGGAGCCACTTCCAGGAAATCTTCAATTTCACCTTTTAGAGGA GTACCCAATCATGGATTCCATTCAAAAATATCTCTGGCCCCGACTAGCTGAACTTGATCAAAGAACACT GTATGAATTGCACTATCATATGATCACGGTTGGAAAG GTTGTTTGCACAAAGAAAAATCCAAATTGCCGTGCTTGTCCAATGAAAGCTGAGTGCAGACATTTTGCTAGTGCAGTTGCAAG TGCAAACATGTTGCCAGGACCATCaagaaaagatgaagagagaTCCATTGTTCCTCTTGGAAACTATGCTTCAGTTGGAAACTGTGATTTGGTCACTCTAAGATCAACGTCTCTTCTGGAGTCTAACAAGACCTTGGCATCTGAATTAAGAAGCCAAAATTGTGAACCCATAATAGAGGAGCCTAAATCACCACAGCTCGAGCAAGTTACTGATGATTTAACTATTGAAGAGATCATTTATGACGATAAAGAAGCAAAAATCCCCACTATCAAACTCAACAATGAATCATTCAAGAAAAATGTACACTACTTCATGGACAAGTATGGGCAAAATCTACAAAGCCTTCATTTATCAAGAGATATAGTTCCAGTGTACGTGGATGTTGATTCAGTTCCGTTGCACAAATTGAAGCACACTAATCGCTTACGGACAGAACATCGAGT TTATGAAATTCCAGATAATCATGAACTTCTTAGAGGG TTACAGGTACAGAAGCGAGACCCAGATGATCCCTTGCCCTACCTTCTTGCCATATGGACAGCAG GTGAAACTCCAGAGTCCTGTGAACCGCCTAAGCAAAAATGCAACTCTCAGGGGATAGAACTTTGTAATGACCAAACCTGCTCTTCTTGTCAAACTATTCTAGAAGCAAGAGCTGATATTGTTCGAGGAACTATTTTG ATACCTTGCAGAACAGCAATGAGAGGAAGATTTCCACTTAATGGCACATACTTTCAAGTTAATGAG GTATTTGCGGAGCATCAGTCCAGCTACAACCCTATTATTGTTCATAGGAGTTCAATATGGCACCTAAAGAGGAGGACGGTATATATTGGGACATCACCAACATCAATATTTAAAG gaaCGAGTTCCATAAGGGAAATTCAAGAAAACTTTTGGAGAG GTTTCATTTGTGTGAGAGGATGGGATTCCAAAACAGGTGAGCCAAAACCTCTCTCCAAGAGATTCCACTGTCCACCTAGTAAGATGGAAAAAACGGGAAGAAGGACCCATCAATCTGCCGGAAATAGGAAATAA